Part of the Actinomycetota bacterium genome, CCGGCTCCTGCTTGTCAGCAGCGACCCGAACCTTCGGCGCTTTACCTTTCGCCAGCATGATCCGGGTCTTGCAGAGCAGCGAACTGAGGAAGCATTCGCTGGTGCGTCTTAACGACCCGTTGGTAACGGAGTTTGATGTGGTTTACATCTCACTCTCCCTGGTCAACTTAAGCTTGCTTTCACAAGCTCCGCCCTTTAGTGCGGGGTGGTTGACTCGACCGATATCTCATCTTTGAGCGCATCGAACTTCTTCTGACCGATGCCGTCGATTTGCATGATGTCCTCGACACGCCTGAAAGGACCATTTTTCGTGCGGTGGTCGATGATTTTCTTGGCGGTCACCTCGCCCACCCCCGGCAAGGAATCGAGCTGCTCGGCGGTGGCCAGGTTTATGTTGACTTTGCCGCCCGCGGATGTCGGGTCACCGATGACGCCGGAATCAGAGCCGGCGCTCACCCCGGCTACAGGCCGCGGTACTTCTCCTTTTTTCGGCACGTAGACCCGTTGTCCATCGATAAGCTCGGCGGCGAGGTTGAGTGCGTCTTCATCGGCATCGGGCGCACCGCCTCCCGCGACCCCAATGGCATCCACGATGCGACTCCCATCTTTGAGCACGTAAACACCGGGTTTGGCGACCGCGCCCGCGACATGGATGTGGAGTTGGACCGGTTCTTTCGCGGACGTCGTCTTCGGCTCCTCTCGTTGCTCTCGGGACGTCGTTCGTTCATCCGCTTTGACTACGACTACCGGCTTCGGCCTGGAGTTTATATAGAACAACGCGCTGCCGACGACCGTCACTATGAGCAATACTATAATCGCGGCCAACTGGCGGTTGTCAATCGAAAACCCGCGGCTCTGGAGCTTATCGCATATGTCTACGACGATTTCTTCCGCTTTACGCTTGTCCCTGGGGTTGTCTGTCGTACCGTTGTGCTTTTGCATAAAAGCGTTATTCGATGGAGTGGAGGCGGTTCCCTGCTGAGAGATTAAGAATTTTTGCTTACGACTGCTCGATCACAATATTGACGAGCTTGCCCGGCACGATGAAGATGTTTTTAATATCCGCGTCCCCGACGTAGGTATTGACCTTGTCCGAGGCGAGCGCTATCTCCTTCATCTCGCCTTCGGCGATGTCGGCGGCGACGGTGATTTTGTCTCTCACCTTGCCGTTTATTTGCACGACAAGAGTCACCTCTTCGGCTTTGGCGAACTCGGGGTCGAACGCCGGCCAGGCCTGCAGGTGGACGCTGTCGGCATTGCCCAACCCCTCCCACAACTCCTCAATGAGATGCGGCGCGAACGGCGCGAGCAGCAGCACCAGACTATCGATAGCTTCGCGCATAACCGCGGGGTTACGCTGAGCGGACTCGTTATATTTATACAGCGTGTTTACCAGCTCCATGACCGCGCTTATCGCGGTATTGAAGCTGAACCGCCCGATGTCTTCGGTCACGCGTTTTATGGTGCGGTGGACCATGAAGCGTACTTCGCGATCGTGCTGACCTAAGCCATCAGCAGAGCCGGCACCCGCCGCAGGTGCATCGTGTGCCTGTCTTGAAAAATTGAAAGTTGCTTCATTGCCGGCTCCTGCCTCTACAACCAGCGCTTTACTATCCTCGACCAGTCGCCACACCCGGTTCAAGAAGCGGTACGAGCCCTCTACGCCCCGGTCGCTCCACTCCAGCTCTTTTTCCGGGGGTGAGGCGAAGAGAATAAAGAGGCGCGCGGTGTCCGCGCCGTAGCGGCTGATGATTTTGCCGGGGTCTACGACATTCCCCTTCGATTTCGACATCTTAGCGCCGTCTTTTATGACCATCCCCTGCGTAAGCAGGTTGGTAAAGGGCTCGATGACGCCGACAAGCCCCATATCGCTCAGAACCTTGGTGAAGAAGCGCGAGTAGAGCAAGTGTAAAACAGCGTGCTCGATGCCTCCGATATACTGGTCGACCGGCATCCAGTAGTCTACCGCATCTTTCGTAAACGGCAGCGTCTCATCGTGAGGGCTGCAGTAGCGCAAGAAGTACCAGGATGAATCGATAAAGGTGTCCATGGTGTCGGTTTCGCGCCGCGCCGCGCCGCCGCATGCCGGGCAAGCTGTGTGAATAAATGACTCGTGGCGCGCGAGCGGGGAACCGCCCGAACCGGTTATCTCCACGTCGTCCGGTAGCTTAATCGGCAGGTCTTCTACTTTTGCGGGCACGACGCCGCAGTTATCGCAGTAGACCATCGGTATCGGGTTGCCCCAGTAGCGCTGGCGCGATATGAGCCAGTCACGCAGGCGGTAGTTGACCGCCGCCTCGCCGAGACCCCGCTCCTTCAGGTACCCGGTGACCCCTGTAACCCCCTGGGCCTGCGGCATGCCGTCGAACGGCCCGGAGTTGACCATAACCCCTTCTCCCTCGTAGGCTTGCGCCATCGTCGAGGAAGCCAGCTGCTCACCTTCCGGCTGGATAACAACTCGGATTGGCAGGTCGTATTTCGTAGCGAACTCGAAGTCGCGCTGGTCGTGCGCGGGCACCGCCATGACCGCGCCGGTCCCGTAACCCATAAGCACGTAATCCGCGAGATAAACCGGGATGTCCTCCCCGTTAACCGGGTTTATAGCATAGGCTCCCGTAAAGAAACCGTTCTTCTCTTTCTCGGCCGAGGTACGGTCGATTTCGGTCTCGGACGCGACTTTATGGCGAAACTCCTTCGCGCCGGCCTCATATTCAGTGCCCGCGACGAGTCTATCGACCAACGGGTGCTCGGGCGCCAGCAGGAAGAAAGTCGAGCCATATAAAGTATCCGGCCTGGTAGTAAAGACAGAGACCTTCTCGCCGCCGCCTTTTATCTCGAAGTCGACATAAGCGCCTTCGCTCCGGCCTATCCAGTTGCGCTGCATTATCTTGACGCGTTCCGGCCATCCGTCGAGGTCGTCCAAATCATATAGCAAACGCTCAGCGTAATCGGTTATCTTAAAGAACCATTGCTCCAACTCGCGCTGCTCGGCAACCGTACCGCAACGCCAGCACCCCCCAGCCTCCACCTGCTCGTTGGCGAGGACAGTCTCGCAGCCCGGGCACCAGTTAACGGTAGCTTTTTTGCGATACGCCAGGCCGCGCTCGTAGAACTTGAGAAAGAGCCACTGGCCCCAGCGGTAGTAGTCGGGGCCGGCCGTGTTTACCTCGCGGCTCCAATCGTAGCTCAAACCCATCTGCTTGAGCTGAACCCGCATGCTTTCGATATTGCCGAAGGTCCATTTCTTCGGGTGGATGCCGCGCGCTATCGCCGCGTTCTCGGCCGGCATGCCGAAGGCGTCGTAGCCTATCGGATGGAGCACGTTATAGCCGTTCATCTTATTATACCTGGCGACGACATCGCCTATCGAATAATTGCGAACATGGCCCATATGGAGCGCGCCCGATGGATAAGGGAACATCTCGAGGATGTATTTCTTGGGTTTTGAGTTGTCCTCATAGGTGCGGTAGATGTCCCGCTCCGCCCATCTATTCCGCCATTTGGCTTCGATTATTTTGTGGTCGTACCGGTCGGCCATCTTCATCCTCCATCTGCATATTCGAAAAAAGCCACCCGCAAAGGGTGGCTTTTCTGTGGAGCCAGAGGGATTTGAACCCTCGACCCCTTGGCTGCCAGCCAAGTGCTCTCCCGCTGAGCTATGGCCCCATTCGTCTACGCGCACTCAATTATTATAGCGAGTTCGCGCCGTTATGCCTAGCCCGCGCATCCTTGCGCATCTCAAATTTTCGTCTATTTAATGTCAACCGAGATTTGTTACTGTTCGAGATGCTCAAACCATTCCGCTACGCTTCATTGAGCATACTAAAGTATTAGCCGGCCGGCCCTTGACATCCCGCCGGCTCTTGTATTATAATCAGTAATAGTTTGCATAATCTTCTATTGTTACTGCTTCGCGCAGCTTACTTCTAAGAAAGGAGCTTTGCATGAAAAAATCTATCTTTTTTGTCGCCTTGCTTTTAGTAGCCGTTTTAGTGTTGGCGGCGTCATCCGGTATGGCATCCACCCCAAAACCATCGATAAGCGTCGATTTAGACGCGCTTACCATCGATGGGGTTGGCTTTGAGCTTTCGACCACCGGCACAGTCGAGCAATTTTCCGGAACACAAGCTACGAAGGAAACCTATGATTTTGAGGTTGATACCGACACTACTTTCTACCTTGAGCTGGTTGGGCTTGAAGAGAACGACACCCTAAGCATTCGCACTGGCGGCAAGCAAATCATTTCCATGAATATTCCTCGTCTTACCGCCAAGGCGGATTATGCGGCCCTAGGTCATGGTGGCCTACGGGACAAAAATATTTATCCCGCACTAAAAATCACAGGTTTTGGCCCGCCCCAGGCGCAACTTATTGTAACTATTGAAGAAGAAGATATCGTTAAGTACCAAGAAAAGATAAAAACGGAAGCAAATGGCGCCTACGCGTTCCTAGTCCCTAAAAGCTGGTCGATAGGTAAAACAGCCACCGGCAAAGTAGCATATGCGCACAGCTCAGGGGGTACAATTACTAAAACTTTCAGTATTCCGCGCTTTCGCGATATTCCGACGGGCTACTGGGCCTTCAAAGAAATAGAAGCGCTTGCCGAGTGGGGCGCAATTTCGGGGCACACGACAGCGCCAAACACCAGGATATTCCAGCCAAATCTTCCGATCAACAGATCACAGCTCGCCAAGATTTTGCTTATAGCGCTCGATGAAACCACAAGTGTTACCCATGAGAAAGCCTTTTCGGACATTCCGGCGACTCATGGGTCTTGGCCCCATGTGGAAGCGGCAAACAAGCTCGGCTTTATACATGGATACCGGGTTGGCTCTAAAAAAGAGTTTCGCCCGGAAAAAGCGGTATCGAGAGCGGAATTAGCAGCCATTTTAGTGAGGGCGGCCGGTTTGCTCGATGAGGCGGAACAAAGTATGAACACAAAAACAGCCTTTAAGGACGATTCAAGTATTCCGAAGTGGGCACGCGGTTATATTGTTATTGCCGCAAAACATGGAATAATCAAAGGCTCTCAGGACAACACTTTCAATGCCGCAAAGTCGACTTCTCGAGCGGAAGCAGCCGTCGCAGTGGCAAGACTGGTGCTGCAAGATGACCGATAAGAAGCTGAAAGGAGCAGGGCTGATGATTGATTCAAAGTTTAAAGGACGCAAATTTGTTTCTTTGATTTTGGTGGCCGCGCTTATCGCGACTATTGTGATAATTCCGGCGACGGCCGGGGTTGCGAATGCCCGCGAAGATAAAGTAGTCCTAAAAGTATGGGCGCCAAAGAGCGTCGATACGCAAAAAAGCGTTAAAGAAGCCGAGTTGCGTTTTCAAAAACAACATCCAAATATTGAAATAGTAAGAGAATCTTTTGAAGACCCCGTTGCGGGTAAAACCAAGTTCCTGGCGGCTATCAAAGCAGGAAACGCACCTGACGTCGGATTCGTCAACCTGTGGTGGCTGCCGGACTTTGCCATGAACGGCTGGCTGGTGCCGCTTGATTCTTTTGCGGACCAGCGATTAAAGGCCGACATTCTGCCTCCGTTCATTCGCTCCGCGTCCCATGGCGGAAAACTTTACGGCCTCTTCTCCGGGACCGATTGCGCGGTTGTCGTCTACCGAAAGGATCTGTTAAAGAAGGCCGGCATAAAGCCCCCGGCTCCGGGAGAAGCCTGGACACAGGCTCAATTTATAGCGGCGGCGAAAAAACTTACAAAGCCCGGCGTCTGGGGTCTTGGCATAAACGCAAAGCGCGAAGGGCCGACGACCTATACGCAACTCCCCTTCTTCTGGATGCAGGGCGGCAAAATATTGGATAAAAACGGAAAACCGGCCTTTAATAGCCCCGCCGCGGTAAAATCATTTCAATTCTATCATGATCTTGTGTATAAACATAAGGTCACACCTCCGGAGATAACCTCATACGGCTTTGATGACGTCGCGAGAGGCGTCGCCGCCGGACGATTTGCCATGGCCTTAATGGGAAGCTGGCAGCCGAGCAACCTCGAAAAGATGGGCAATCTGAAGGGCAAGATCGGCGTCATGCTATATCCTGTGCCAAAGAAGGGCATGCGCCCAACCACGATACACGGCGGCTGGCCCATGGTAATTCTTACCAAGGATAAGAAAAAGCAGGAAGCGGCCTGGAAATATATTAGCTATATGTTTTCTACCAAAGTACAATCCGACATGACTAAGGAACAGGGAAATCTACCGGTAAGGAAATCAATTTATCAGAATGACGCATTTTTCAAAACACGCTGGATGAAGGTATTTCAGGCGCAACTTATGAGCGCCAAGCATAAGCCCGGCGACCCGATCTATATGACGGTTCAGGACGAATATACAATCGCGCTAATCGAAGTTCTAATGAATAAGAAAACGCCCAAACAAGCACTAAGGGACGCCGAGGATAGAGTTGAAAAGAGAGCAAGGGCCGGGGGGCTTTGGCAGTGGTAGGCTGACGACAAATTTCAAGGGTAGCGGCATCTACATCTGGATGCTGCTACCTGTTATCTTATTAGAGACGGCAATCTCACTCTATCCCACGCTTTACACATTTTTTATGAGCCTTACAAACGCGACTCTCAGGTCAAACAATTTTGAATTCGTTGGCTTGTCAAACTATCTAAGGGCTATCGGCGATTCATTCTTTAGGCAATCATTTGTTCTAACGCTAATCTATATGGCGGCGGCTATCGTTCTCAGGCTCATCGCCGGTATTGGCCTGGCGCTCCTCCTAAACAAGAGGGCCGTTAGCGCCACTGTCGCCCGCGGCTCTATTCTCGTCCCCTGGATAATGGGAGAAGTGGTGGTAGCGGCTATTTGGCTGTGGATACTCGACCACCAAACAGGCCTGCTAAACGCGCTGTTACAGGTAGCCCACATCCCGCCGCAGGCCTGGCTGGCTTATCCAACGCTCGCAATTGCCTCGGTAGTATGGGTTGCGCTCTGGAGAAACCTCGCCTTTTCATTTTTTATACAGTTTGCCGCAATACAATCGATACCGCCGGATTTATACGAAGCGGCAAGAGTGGACGGAGCTTCTTATCTTTCAAGCCTTCGCTATATTACGATTCCTCTTATTAAAGTGCCGATTCTAATATCGTTCCTCAACGGCGAGCTGGGATACGGGGCGGCTTTATCCGGCCTAATACTATTAGGAAATTTAGCGCTCTGTCTAATATACTTGGCGGTTTTGCGTATATCGAAGTAGAAGGAGCTAATGTAGGTGCGCAGGCATAGAACAGAAAAAATAAGACAGTTTATAACCTGGGTATTGTCGGTGGCTATAATTACTATAATGCTTTTCCCCGTCGCCTGGACCTTTTTGACCTCTATAAAAGATCCGGCGGAAATCTTTGATTATCCCCCGTCATTACTTAGCGAGAATCCAACCTTGGTAAATTATATTTACGTCCTGACGCAAACAGCTATACCAAAGCAACTTATAAATAGCATCTTTGTCGCGATTGCGGCCATACTGATAACAATTATCGCCTCAAGCCTTGCCGGGTACAGCCTTGCGCGTAGCCGTCTTAAAGGCAAAAACGCCTTATCTCTTGCCATACTAGCTATTCATATGGTATCGGGAATCGGAAATGTTATCGCCTTGTACATAATCGCATACCAACTTAGACTGCTTGACTCACTTCCCTTTCTTGCCCTGATTTACGCATCCGCCGCTACGCCTTTTTCCGTCTGGTTTATGCGGGGATACTTCGAGAAGATTCCGACTGAGCTGGAAGACGCGGCCATGGTCGATGGTTGTAGTAGATGGCAATCATTTTTTAGAATATCTATTCCTCTCGCCGCGCCGGCCCTTGTCACTGTTTCACTCTATAGTTTTGCCATAGCCTGGAATGAATTTATAATCGCCTCTATTCTTTTATCGAGCGAAACTAAGAAAACACTTCCGCTTGGAATTTATTCTTTTGTTACTTTCCATGGTGGGTTTGAATGGGGCTACATAACAGCAACCGCGATTATTGGCGTACTGCCGGTGCTGGTGCTCTTCCTTTCGTTGCAAAAATATTTCCTGGCGGGATTAATGGGCGGCAGCCTGAAAGAATAGTAGAAGAGGGCTTGAATTGGGTGGCGTAAGATTCGATCGGGTAACAAAACTATACGGCCGCATTACCGCGGTCAAGGATGTAGATTTTGATGCGGCGGATGGGGAGTTTCTTGTTCTTCTTGGCCCTTCCGGCTGCGGAAAGACAACGATCCTTAGGCTTGCCGCAGGCCTTGAGCGGCCCACTCACGGAAGAGTCTACATCGATGATGCCGACGTTACTGATATTGAGCCGAAAGATAGAAATATAGCGATGGTTTTTCAGTCATACGCACTCTACCCCCACATGGACGTCGGTGAAAATCTATCTTTCGGTCTTAAGATGCGCGGCATCCCAACCGACGAAAGAGAGAAGCGGGTTAACGGAATTGCCGGCATGCTCGGCATCGAGCACTTGCTTAAGCGAAAACCGAAGGAGCTTTCCGGGGGCGAGAAACAGCGGGTCGCTGTTGGAAGAGCCATTGTTAGAAACCCAAGTGTATTTCTTATGGACGAGCCGCTAAGTAGCCTTGACGCAAAACTACGCGTACAAATGCGCGCCGAACTGCTCAGGCTTCACCGGGAACTCGGAACGACATTTTTGTATGTTACGCATGATCAGACCGAAGCAACCATGCTTGGAAACCGAATTGCCGTAATAAACAACGGTCAAGTACGGCAAATCGGATCGCCTGATGAAATCTATAGAAATCCCGTCAATCTTTTTGTGGCTGGTTTTATCGGCACCCCGCCAATGAATCTTGTCTCGGCAACTTTTTATCAGAAAGAAAAAACTTTCTTTAGTTTAGGAGAAGCACAGGTAGGGATCGATGACCGTGCGCATGAGGCATTGATAAGAAACGGCTTTCATGTAGGTGACAAAGTTGTTATTGGTATACGGCCGGGAGACATAAGCGCCGGGCTAATTGAAACAAAAGACGAGCCCTCTCTGAAAGGGACCATCGAACTAGTTGAAGTGCTCGGAACGGAGGTCTTCGTACACGTACAAACCCAGGTTGGTGTTTTGACCGCAAAACATGTAGGAAATTTATCGTTTAGGGTTGGCGACGCCATCCGGGTAAGCTTAAAACAAAACGCTATTCATATCTTCGACCCCGAAACCGGCAACCGTATATAGCGGGAACATTTGACTGGAGTTCCGCAGCCGATAGGCAAACGGGGCGATGGGGACAGTCAACGCCCCCCGCGCCCTGCCTAGCCCGTCTCCCAGGTGCGCCGCGGAGCGTCCGACCACAACTTCTCGAGCTGATAGAAATTGCGCTGCTCTTGCGTGAATACATGGACGATGACCGCGCCGAAATCGAGCAGTATCCAGCTCTTTTCTTTGTCGCCCTCCAGGCCGATTTTGCGCACCTTCAGCTCGCGCAGCTTGTCCTCGATGTTCTCGGCGATAGTCTGCACCTGGCGGCCGGTTTGGCCGCTACAAATCATGAAATAATCGGTGATGACGAAGATGCCGCTGACGTCGATGATGGATATGTCGGTCGCTAGTTTTTCCGCCGCCGCCTGCGCGGCTATCTCTACTATTTCTTGCGCTTCCAGTTTATGGCCTCCTAGTTAGTTGGTGCTCTTGAAATCCTTACCCACTATTATCGCGATTTCCGCCACATCCTGCGAGATAAGGTGCGTCGCCACCGTGCCGACGCCGAGTATCTGCTGGATGGTCTTGGCTCTCTCTTTATACTCCTCTTTATATACGACTATCTGGGTCTTAGTATAGCTGAAATTGCTGGCGTTCTTGACATCGGTGACCATGAATCCGTTCGAGGTCAGCCGCTGCGAAATCTCGCGCCCTATCCCCGGCGTCCCGGAACCATTCAAGACTATCACGCGGACCGTATCCGATTTGACTACCCTATTTATGCCCCACAGCGCGAAAACCAGCCGGTTTACCTCGTCGTTGTTGGGCTCATAATACGGCTCCCCGTTGATGCTGACAAACTTTACCGGCAACGGGATGATATCGGTATTGGCCGAATTTATCTTGCCTACTTCACGGCTGTAAGCCCGAACCTCGTTTTCGAAGAAACCGGTCTCCACGGATTTGTCGAAGACTACGTTGAAGCGCTTCTCATTGATAAGATATTCGAAATCGCCGTAGTGGAGCACGACATGGTTTTCAATCGGCACCTGCAGCAGGTCCTCAACGGCTTTGCGGGTCGAGTTCAGGCCGACATTGTACGATTGGCTAATCTGGTCGAGCCCGAGCCCCGGAATATTGAGATAGACTTTGTCGGGGATGCTGATCGCTTTAATCGAGCCGTTTTGAAAATCTACCTTGGCTAAGAGCAATCCTTTCGCGCTCTTGCGGCCGGCAGTCTCCTCCACGCCGATGACCAACAGATTCATCAGCTTTCGCGTCGCTGGCTGCCGCGGCTCATCGTCGGTCGAGGCCTGGGCGCTCTCGGACGCCACCTCGGCCTTAGGCTCGACCGCGCTTTGAGCGGCATTCTTGCCCGGTTCCTTCACCTGCGTCGCCGAACGCGCAAACATACCGCTGTAAATACCCCAAGCGATAAAGACGGCAACCGCCAACGACACTACCGCTAAAAAGAATAAAAAGAGGTTTCTCCGACGGCGCCTGCCTTTTTCCTTCTTGAGGCGGTCGGCACGCGAGGTAGCTCTATCGGTTTCCTGTGCTTCAAAGAAGTCGTCCATGTTCTTGCGCAACTAACCTATTCCATACTTCGACCGTTATCGGGTGTATCAATTTTCTCGCCCTAATAAGGTGTGCCAGCGAATGCGCGTACGCCTCGCGAAATACCTCATCCAGCCCTTCCAGCGCCATGTGACGGAGCCTATCCAGCCCGGGATACGCCCGGCCCGGCTCTATCATATCCGCTATATAGATTATCTTATCAAAGTCGGTCATCGAACAAGACCCTATTGTATGATACGCGATAGCATCGAGTATCTCCCGGTCGACTATTCCGAGTTCTTCTTTGACCATACAAGCACCGAGTTCAGAGTGCAAGAGATACGGCGCCTCTCTCTCGACCGGATTGGCCTCGATGCCGAATTTGGCCGCCGCCGCCAGCTGTTCGGCGCCGCTCATCGATTTAGCGTAATCATGGAGCAAGCCCGCGAGGTATGCTTTCTCCTCATCCAAGCCATAGGCGTGGGCCATATCAGCGGCCGTCCGCGCCGTGCCGAGACTATGCTCGAAATGTCGCGGCGTCAACCGTGTTTTTAGCTTTTCTTTTATGAATCCGACATCGTCCATGCTCGACCTTTTCAGTCCTTCCAAAACGCGGACTTCTTAATATAGCTCGCTACGCCTTCGGGAACGAGATATCTGATGGGCTGGTCTTCCCTCACCCGCCGGCGAATGTCGGTAGATGAGATGGCGAGCGCGGGTATCTCCATAATCGACACCCTTGGCCGACCGGGCTCTCTCCCCTCACCTTCGGGTAGAACATGGAGTTTCTTGAACTTCTCGAGGCTGTACCCTGGTCGCGTCGCGGCGATAAATTCGGTTAACTCGACGAGTTCTTCGGCGTTTTTCCAGGTAAGAATCTCCCAGACGGCATCCGCGCCGGTGATGAAGAACACCGTCGTGTCGGGACCGAATATCTGCTGCAGCTGGGCGAGTGTGTCTATCGTATAAGACGGCCCCTTCCGCTCGATTTCAAGGCGCGAGACGACGAAATCGGGGTTGGATGCCGTGGCTATGACGGTGAGAAGATATCGCTCCTCCGGCAAGAGGATTTCCCGGTCGCTCTTGTGCGGCGGGACGCCCGCCGGCATGAACATCACCTTGTCGAGTTTGAACTGCGATAGAGCCTCTTCCGCCGTGACCAGGTGTCCGTAGTGAATCGGGTTAAAAGTACCGCCCATGACCCCGATGCGCGATATTTTCTCTTCCATCGACATCTCTTCCCTTTCTCAAAAACCCGCCGGCGGGTCTTGCGTTTGCGGGCAAGTCCTTCGCTGTCAGTAATTATAGCAGCAAATAGGAGGCGCGAGAATCGCGCGAACTTGCGCGACCCCATGAAGCGGTTAAGGTACAATTAGTCGCTCGAATAAAAGTAGTAGCTAAACCCGTAATCGCCTATGCGAGCCTACAACCGCCTATGCGGACCCGTAATCGCCTCCGCGGGGAAGATGCTTGTTTAAACAGGTCGCTGACGGGGTAGAATTCGAGCATGAAAACAACAAGGTCGCCGACTCGTCACTACGCTGTTTACATCGTCTCGATGGTCGTCCTACTGCTAGCCGGATGTGCCCAACAGACGACGAAAACGACCACGACCACCGCGCCGGGCGACAGCGCCAACGGTGACGCCGCACCGAAATCCGCTTACCCGGCCGAGATAAAAGGCCTCGACTCCCCGACTTCGATGGCGTTCACGCCGGACGGCCGCATTTTCATAACCGAGAGAGTCGGTCGCATCCGCGTCTTCAAAGATGGCGAACTCCAGGATGAGCCCTTCGCCGTAATAAAAGTCCCGCGGATACTCGGGTACCACGAGACGGGACTCCTGGGAATCGCCATATCCTCCAACTATCAAGCTCTTCCTTATGTTTACGTTTACCACACGTACGATAAAGACGGCGCGCTCTTCAATAGGGTCGTAAGGTTTAAAGCCGACGGAGACGCTCAGCCCGGACCCGAAACCATAATGGACGACATCCCGGGCGGCAGAATTCACAATGGCGGCATCCTCGTCTTCGGGCCGAACGAAAGGCTCTTTATCTCGACCGGGGATGCCGGGGATGCCGGCCTCGCTCAGGATATAGAATCGACCGGCGGCAAAGTCTTGCGGGTGAACGCGGATGGTGAAATCCCATCCGACAACCCCTTCCCCGGGTCGCCGGTCTACTCGTATGGGCATCGAAACATCTTCGGGATGGCGATCGAGCCGGTCACAAATACGCTCTTCGTAACGGAGAACGGCCCCGCGGACAACGATGAGATAAACAAAATCGAAGCGGGCAAGAACTATGGCTGGCCCGAGGTGACCGGAGAGGCTCGTGACGCGCGATTCGTAGACCCGGTTGC contains:
- a CDS encoding helix-hairpin-helix domain-containing protein, which translates into the protein MQKHNGTTDNPRDKRKAEEIVVDICDKLQSRGFSIDNRQLAAIIVLLIVTVVGSALFYINSRPKPVVVVKADERTTSREQREEPKTTSAKEPVQLHIHVAGAVAKPGVYVLKDGSRIVDAIGVAGGGAPDADEDALNLAAELIDGQRVYVPKKGEVPRPVAGVSAGSDSGVIGDPTSAGGKVNINLATAEQLDSLPGVGEVTAKKIIDHRTKNGPFRRVEDIMQIDGIGQKKFDALKDEISVESTTPH
- the leuS gene encoding leucine--tRNA ligase; protein product: MADRYDHKIIEAKWRNRWAERDIYRTYEDNSKPKKYILEMFPYPSGALHMGHVRNYSIGDVVARYNKMNGYNVLHPIGYDAFGMPAENAAIARGIHPKKWTFGNIESMRVQLKQMGLSYDWSREVNTAGPDYYRWGQWLFLKFYERGLAYRKKATVNWCPGCETVLANEQVEAGGCWRCGTVAEQRELEQWFFKITDYAERLLYDLDDLDGWPERVKIMQRNWIGRSEGAYVDFEIKGGGEKVSVFTTRPDTLYGSTFFLLAPEHPLVDRLVAGTEYEAGAKEFRHKVASETEIDRTSAEKEKNGFFTGAYAINPVNGEDIPVYLADYVLMGYGTGAVMAVPAHDQRDFEFATKYDLPIRVVIQPEGEQLASSTMAQAYEGEGVMVNSGPFDGMPQAQGVTGVTGYLKERGLGEAAVNYRLRDWLISRQRYWGNPIPMVYCDNCGVVPAKVEDLPIKLPDDVEITGSGGSPLARHESFIHTACPACGGAARRETDTMDTFIDSSWYFLRYCSPHDETLPFTKDAVDYWMPVDQYIGGIEHAVLHLLYSRFFTKVLSDMGLVGVIEPFTNLLTQGMVIKDGAKMSKSKGNVVDPGKIISRYGADTARLFILFASPPEKELEWSDRGVEGSYRFLNRVWRLVEDSKALVVEAGAGNEATFNFSRQAHDAPAAGAGSADGLGQHDREVRFMVHRTIKRVTEDIGRFSFNTAISAVMELVNTLYKYNESAQRNPAVMREAIDSLVLLLAPFAPHLIEELWEGLGNADSVHLQAWPAFDPEFAKAEEVTLVVQINGKVRDKITVAADIAEGEMKEIALASDKVNTYVGDADIKNIFIVPGKLVNIVIEQS
- a CDS encoding S-layer homology domain-containing protein, with the translated sequence MKKSIFFVALLLVAVLVLAASSGMASTPKPSISVDLDALTIDGVGFELSTTGTVEQFSGTQATKETYDFEVDTDTTFYLELVGLEENDTLSIRTGGKQIISMNIPRLTAKADYAALGHGGLRDKNIYPALKITGFGPPQAQLIVTIEEEDIVKYQEKIKTEANGAYAFLVPKSWSIGKTATGKVAYAHSSGGTITKTFSIPRFRDIPTGYWAFKEIEALAEWGAISGHTTAPNTRIFQPNLPINRSQLAKILLIALDETTSVTHEKAFSDIPATHGSWPHVEAANKLGFIHGYRVGSKKEFRPEKAVSRAELAAILVRAAGLLDEAEQSMNTKTAFKDDSSIPKWARGYIVIAAKHGIIKGSQDNTFNAAKSTSRAEAAVAVARLVLQDDR
- a CDS encoding ABC transporter substrate-binding protein; the protein is MIDSKFKGRKFVSLILVAALIATIVIIPATAGVANAREDKVVLKVWAPKSVDTQKSVKEAELRFQKQHPNIEIVRESFEDPVAGKTKFLAAIKAGNAPDVGFVNLWWLPDFAMNGWLVPLDSFADQRLKADILPPFIRSASHGGKLYGLFSGTDCAVVVYRKDLLKKAGIKPPAPGEAWTQAQFIAAAKKLTKPGVWGLGINAKREGPTTYTQLPFFWMQGGKILDKNGKPAFNSPAAVKSFQFYHDLVYKHKVTPPEITSYGFDDVARGVAAGRFAMALMGSWQPSNLEKMGNLKGKIGVMLYPVPKKGMRPTTIHGGWPMVILTKDKKKQEAAWKYISYMFSTKVQSDMTKEQGNLPVRKSIYQNDAFFKTRWMKVFQAQLMSAKHKPGDPIYMTVQDEYTIALIEVLMNKKTPKQALRDAEDRVEKRARAGGLWQW
- a CDS encoding sugar ABC transporter permease, which produces MKREQGPGGFGSGRLTTNFKGSGIYIWMLLPVILLETAISLYPTLYTFFMSLTNATLRSNNFEFVGLSNYLRAIGDSFFRQSFVLTLIYMAAAIVLRLIAGIGLALLLNKRAVSATVARGSILVPWIMGEVVVAAIWLWILDHQTGLLNALLQVAHIPPQAWLAYPTLAIASVVWVALWRNLAFSFFIQFAAIQSIPPDLYEAARVDGASYLSSLRYITIPLIKVPILISFLNGELGYGAALSGLILLGNLALCLIYLAVLRISK
- a CDS encoding carbohydrate ABC transporter permease — its product is MRRHRTEKIRQFITWVLSVAIITIMLFPVAWTFLTSIKDPAEIFDYPPSLLSENPTLVNYIYVLTQTAIPKQLINSIFVAIAAILITIIASSLAGYSLARSRLKGKNALSLAILAIHMVSGIGNVIALYIIAYQLRLLDSLPFLALIYASAATPFSVWFMRGYFEKIPTELEDAAMVDGCSRWQSFFRISIPLAAPALVTVSLYSFAIAWNEFIIASILLSSETKKTLPLGIYSFVTFHGGFEWGYITATAIIGVLPVLVLFLSLQKYFLAGLMGGSLKE